A window of Paenibacillus phoenicis genomic DNA:
GAGATGGTCGGGTACGGGGATTCGAACTACTTCAGCAAGCAATTCAAGCGAATGGAGGGGGTGTATCCCCTCGAATTCCGCAGGTTGTATCTGGGGAAATAGATTCGATAAGAATTACCCTGTTTTGCCGAGGATTACGCCATGTTCTCCCCGGACAGGCTTTGTTACTTTATTCATAGCAAGAGAAACAATCCACAACCTGGGGGGACTTAGGAATGAAGCAATGGTTGAAAGGCGTTATGTCCTTGGCATTGGCAGCTACCATCGTAGTTACCGGTTGCTCCAATGGCAAGGAGAACGCAAATAGCAACACTGATGCAGGCGGCAATGGAGGCAGCAGCGTCGTGAACTTGACTGTTTGGGGAGCGGTTCCAGAAGAGAATGGTCCGCAAACCGTCATCGACAAGTGGAACGCAGCTCATCCTGACATTCAAGTAAAATACGTGCGTTACATCAACGACGATTCCGGCAATACGAAGCTGGATACCGCACTGATGATGCAAAGCGACGCGCCTGATATTTTCTTCAGCTATGGGGAGAACAATCTGTTCCGCCGTGAAAATTCCGGTATGACAGCTCCGCTGGATGAGTTGATCAGCGCGCAAGGGTTTGACGTGGACGGCGTGATTGGCAGCGAAAACCTGCTGAAATACAATGATCAAATCCACTACCTGCCGGCTTATAAAAACATCGACTTCGTGGTGTTGAACAAATCAGCTTTGGATGAAATCGGCGAACCTGTACCAACGGACTGGACTTGGGACGATTTCGCTGACTTGGCCCTCAAGCTGAATAAGGACGGCCGTAAGGGCGCGTTTGTTACACCGGGTGCAGATTTGCTGATCGGCAAATTTACGCTGGTGTCCAGCCAACCGAAGGATTCCTTCTATAACGCGGAAGGCTTGTCGAACTTCAACAACCCGGCGATGAAGAAGGGCTTGGAAATTCAGAAGAAGCTGTATGATGAAGGCGCTATGGTGAGCTGGGGCGAAGGCATCGCCAACAAGCTGGATCCGGCAAACGAACTGCTGACGGGCAAGGCGGCGATGGTATACGGCGGCGCTTGGATGATGAGAAGCTTGAAGGATACGGACACTTGGCCGCGCGACTTCGCTGTAGCGTTCGCTCCGGCTCCGCAATACGAAAAAGGTACCAACGTCAACAACGGCGGCATGAACGATTTCATGTCCATCAATAACAACAGTGCCCATAAGGAAGAAGCGTTCCAATTCATCTCCTGGTATCTGCAAGAAGGCAATATGGACATGATTCCGGGCGGACGCATTCCGACGAACAAAACGGCCGATTTCGATCAAGTGACTCAGATGATCGTAGGCGACAAGCAGGACGTGATCGATCAGGAATCGTTGGGGAATGTGCTGAAGGCGAATTACACGTTTGCGGTTCGCGAGAAAGCGACGGCGTTCCCGCAAATCACCACGATCACTAAGGAAGAAGCGGAGAAATATTTCATGAATCAGCAATCGGTGGACGAGACGCTTAAAGCGATGCAAGAGCGCGCCGACAAAGTGATCCAATCCGAAAGCAAATAATTCATATCGCAAGACAAGACAAGGCAAGGAACCCCAACCGGGCTCCTTGTCTTTTTATATTTTAGGAGAGAATTCTTGACTTCCCCCTGCTATTTCTTTGGGCGCTCGTAAGTTCTTTGCGAAAGGAATCGGACGGAAAACGTCAAGTCCTGTCCATTCCGAGAGGGGGCGATTTTTCTTAGGATACGGTTATGAGAGAAGGGAGCTGAACCAACCGTGAAAAACGGAATCCGCAAAAACCGTTACAAGGATAATCTGGCGGGATATTTGTTTATTCTGCCGAATTTTTTGGGCGTCTTTATCTTCATCCTGTTTCCTCTATTGATCAGCTTAGCCATGGTGTTCATGGATTGGGACTATTTGCGAGGCTACGCCGGGATCGATTGGGTCGGGTTCGATAATTTTAAACAGTTGTTCCAGGACGAATATTTTTGGCAGTCGCTGAAAAATAACGTCATCTTCACCGGAGTCACCGTACCGGCGGCGATGATCGTCGGGTTGATTGTGGCGGTCTTCCTGAATTCATTCGTCTATATGAAGAATTTCCTGCGAGTGTTGTTTTTCCTTCCGTACGTCAGCAGCATTGTGGCAATTTCCGTCGTATGGAGCGTCATGTACAACCCGTCGGAAGGACCGATTAACCAGTTTCTGCGGGGGCTTGGCCTCCATAACGTCCCGGGGTGGCTGGCCAGCCAGCATTGGGCGTTGCCGGCAATCATCATCATGGTCGCTTGGACTTACACCGGCTATACGATGGTTTTGTACATGGCCGGGATTCAGGGCATCCCTAAAGATTTGTACGAAGCGGCTGAGGTGGATGGGGCCTCCAGAATAAGACAATTTTTCAGCATTACGATCCCGCGGCTAAAACCGACGAGCTTCATGATCGCCATCACCTTGATCATTTCCACGTTCCAGGTTTTTGCTGCCGTATCCGTTATGACCAAGGGCGGGCCGCTGAATTCCACGATGGTGTTGTCCTACTACATCTACATTCAGGCCTTCCAATATTATAAGGTCGGCTACGCGGCAACCGTATCTTGGGCGCTCTTCCTGATCATCTTGCTAATCACGTTGGTGCAATGGAAGGGTCAAAAAAGATGGCAGGACGAGTTCTAAACAGGAGGGGACGAAAGAAATGACATTACAACGCAAGCTCATGAAGTGGGTTTTCACGATCGTGTTTGCCGCGCTGGCGGTCTGCATGATCCTGCCGTTCTTATGGATGACTTCGTCATCGTTTAAGCTGCAATCGGAAATGTTCCAGACGCCGATCGACTGGATTCCAAACACGTTCCATTTCGACAGCTATATCGAAGTGTGGGCCGGGAAATACCCGTTTGCCTTGTATTACTGGAACTCGATTAAAATTACAGCCATGACCGTGCTCGGAACGCTCGTGACCAGCGCTTTGGCCGGCTTTGCCTTCGCCAAGCTGGATTTCCGAGGTAAAGAAGTGATGTTCCTTCTTTACCTGTCGACGATGATCATTCCAACGCAAATTTTGCTCGTACCGCGATTCATTTTGTTTGACAAGCTGCATTTGGTGGACAGCCATTTGGCAATTATTCTGCCCGGCATGTTCTCTGTGCTTGGCACATTTATCATGAGGCAGTTCTTCAGTACCTTGCCGAACGAAATCTTGGAAGCGGCTAAGGTGGACGGCGCCGGTGTCTTCCGTACCTTCTGGCAAGTGTGTCTTCCTCTGACGAAACCGGCATTGGTCTCGTTGCTGATCCTTAGCTTCACCTGGCACTGGAACGAATACGA
This region includes:
- a CDS encoding ABC transporter substrate-binding protein, with the translated sequence MKQWLKGVMSLALAATIVVTGCSNGKENANSNTDAGGNGGSSVVNLTVWGAVPEENGPQTVIDKWNAAHPDIQVKYVRYINDDSGNTKLDTALMMQSDAPDIFFSYGENNLFRRENSGMTAPLDELISAQGFDVDGVIGSENLLKYNDQIHYLPAYKNIDFVVLNKSALDEIGEPVPTDWTWDDFADLALKLNKDGRKGAFVTPGADLLIGKFTLVSSQPKDSFYNAEGLSNFNNPAMKKGLEIQKKLYDEGAMVSWGEGIANKLDPANELLTGKAAMVYGGAWMMRSLKDTDTWPRDFAVAFAPAPQYEKGTNVNNGGMNDFMSINNNSAHKEEAFQFISWYLQEGNMDMIPGGRIPTNKTADFDQVTQMIVGDKQDVIDQESLGNVLKANYTFAVREKATAFPQITTITKEEAEKYFMNQQSVDETLKAMQERADKVIQSESK
- a CDS encoding carbohydrate ABC transporter permease, producing the protein MKNGIRKNRYKDNLAGYLFILPNFLGVFIFILFPLLISLAMVFMDWDYLRGYAGIDWVGFDNFKQLFQDEYFWQSLKNNVIFTGVTVPAAMIVGLIVAVFLNSFVYMKNFLRVLFFLPYVSSIVAISVVWSVMYNPSEGPINQFLRGLGLHNVPGWLASQHWALPAIIIMVAWTYTGYTMVLYMAGIQGIPKDLYEAAEVDGASRIRQFFSITIPRLKPTSFMIAITLIISTFQVFAAVSVMTKGGPLNSTMVLSYYIYIQAFQYYKVGYAATVSWALFLIILLITLVQWKGQKRWQDEF
- a CDS encoding carbohydrate ABC transporter permease, producing MTLQRKLMKWVFTIVFAALAVCMILPFLWMTSSSFKLQSEMFQTPIDWIPNTFHFDSYIEVWAGKYPFALYYWNSIKITAMTVLGTLVTSALAGFAFAKLDFRGKEVMFLLYLSTMIIPTQILLVPRFILFDKLHLVDSHLAIILPGMFSVLGTFIMRQFFSTLPNEILEAAKVDGAGVFRTFWQVCLPLTKPALVSLLILSFTWHWNEYEGPLIFLRTNELYTLPLALTNFVDENTTNYTAIMAASVSALLPLILLVAFFQRWFVEGIASSAVKG